A window of the Henckelia pumila isolate YLH828 chromosome 3, ASM3356847v2, whole genome shotgun sequence genome harbors these coding sequences:
- the LOC140889280 gene encoding uncharacterized protein translates to MVENEPPRINNSDGEANNSAVYRSMMDCGIPTIEDVRSSIVRPTVTANQYEIKPAIIQMIQNTVQFGGSTIDDPNAHIENFLDSLHLFPFSLRDKAKSWLNSLPAGSIITWEDLAKAFLTKYFPPSKSMKLRTDIIMFAEGEQESLYEAWERYKDMLRQCPHHQLPDWIVVQAFYYGLLSANRTMLDAAAGGNLLRKSPEDGYELFEEMASSSYQPQPERSMMRKSAGIHQLDAFTSMTAQLEAMNKNIDGFSLGTSSMRIQEVFYDRFQGEHFTKDCQTGNPFYVPDEAPVNHVGSKNRPGQLAKRMSNREPGTLPSDTQNNPKEQVKAVELRSGMKPETKALEHEEKKNEALKKVKLDSQFSKFLEVFKKLHIIIPFADALLQMPSYATFLKKILTSKRKIEEHAMVNLTENCSSLVQNKIPPKLNDTGSFSIPCMIGDVVFHKALCDLGVSINLMPFSVFKKLGMGEPKPTRVFLQLADRSIKYPRGIIEDVLVKVDKFIFPVDFVVLDMEEDLDMPLILGRPSLET, encoded by the exons ATGGTAGAAAACGAACCACCACGCATCAATAACAGTGATGGCGAAGCTAATAATTCAGCTGTGTATAGATCCATGATGGACTGTGGCATACCCACTATTGAGGATGTTCGATCGAGTATCGTTAGACCAACAGTGACAGCAAATCAGTATGAGATAAAGCCTGCAATCATCCAGATGATCCAGAACACAGTCCAATTCGGTGGATCTACCATTGATGATCCTAATGCTCATATTGAAAACTTCTTGGATAGTTTGCATTTATTTCCTTTTTCATTAAGAGACAAAGCTAAATCATGGTTGAATAGTTTACCTGCAGGTTCCATCATAACATGGGAAGATTTGGCTAAAGCGTTCCTTACTAAGTACTTTCCTCCCTCGAAGTCCATGAAGCTGAGAACCGACATCATTATGTTTGCTGAAGGGGAACAAGAGTCGTTGTATGAGGCATGGGAGCGCTACAAAGATATGCTAAGGCAATGCCCACATCATCAGTTGCCTGATTGGATTGTGGTACAAGCTTTCTATTATGGTTTACTATCTGCAAATCGTACTatgttagatgcagctgcaGGTGGGAATCTTTTGCGGAAATCGCCGGAAGATGGTTATGAACTGTTTGAGGAAATGGCCTCTAGTAGCTATCAACCTCAACCTGAGAGGAGCATGATGCGAAAATCAGCCGGAATTCATCAACTGGATGCATTCACTTCGATGACAGCACAACTGGAGGCTATGAATAAGAATATTGATGGATTCAGCTTAGGAACTTCTTCGATGCGCATTCAGGAGGTGTTCTACGATAGGTTCCAAGGTGAGCATTTCACTAAAGATTGTCAAACTGGTAATCCTTTTTATGTGCCGGATGAGGCACCAGTGAATCATGTGGGAAGCAAAAATCGCCCAG GGCAGCTGGCAAAGAGGATGTCAAATCGAGAGCCAGGAACTTTGCCAAGTGACACTCAGAATAATCCGAAGGAGCAAGTAAAGGCCGTAGAGTTGCGAAGTGGGATGAAACCGGAAACCAAGGCGTTGGAGCACGAAGAGAAAAAGAATGAGG CACTGAAGAAAGTGAAACTTGATtcgcaattttcaaaatttcttgAAGTGTTTAAGAAGTTACATATTATTATACCTTTTGCGGATGCATTATTGCAAATGCCTAGTTATGCAACATTTTTGAAGAAAATCTTAACAAGCAAGAGGAAAATAGAGGAGCATGCCATGGTAAACTTAACTGAAAATTGTTCTTCATTAGTGCAAAACAAAATTCCTCCGAAATTGAATGAtacagggagtttttctatcccTTGCATGATTGGTGATGTGGTATTTCATAAGGCTCTTTGTGATTTGGGTGTCAGCATTAACTTGATGCCATTCTCTGTGTTTAAGAAGCTTGGAATGGGAGAACCAAAGCCTACAAGAGTTTTTTTGCAACTGGCAGATAGATCCATAAAGTATCCACGTGGAATAATTGAAGATGTGCTGGTTAAAGTGGACAAATTTATTTTCCCAGTAGATTTTGTGGTGCTTGACATGGAGGAGGACCTGGATATGCCATTGATCTTGGGCAGACCTTCTCTGGAAACCTGA